Below is a genomic region from Pseudanabaena sp. BC1403.
ACATGGTTTTTGATTGTGTCAATGGAGCCACCACCAACTTTTACACCCACTGGTACACCGACGAAGTGCAGAGGAATGTCTACTTCAATCTTCGACTGAGACTCGATCGCAAAAAAGCTGAGGTGATAAATAGCAGGTTTGTAGGGATGGTTTTGAACTTCGCGCAATAATGTTTTGCCTTTGAAGTCGCCATCAGTTACATTTACTTCGATCATTGTGTTGTTGATCGTGGCTTCGCGTAATAGAGTAGTTGCTTCTTTAGCATCTAAAGTGATCGAGATCGATTCAGATCCTTTATGTCCATAAACAGTTGCAGGAATTTGACCATTGCGACGGAGGGCGCGATTGTTAGCTGGAGGACGAGTAGTAGCGTTTATTTGTAGTTGCATTTTGATAATTTAGTGATTGGTAATTTAGTAACTAACTTTTAATTGTCGTTTTTAGTGAAAACGACAATTAAAAGACTAAGCTCTCAACAAACCACGTTTGGGCCCATGAATTGGGTCTTCCACAATGATGGTTTGTCCTCGGCTTGCGCCTAGAGAGATGATCGCGATTGGAGTTCCCGTCAGATCAGCAAGAAACTTAAGATAGTCTTTTGCTTCTTTGGGCAAATCGTCAACGACTTTGCATTCGCTAGTTGATTGCTTCCAACCAGGAAGGGTTTCGTAGATGGGGATTGCTCTAGCAAAGGCACGAGCATCACTAGGGAAGTCGCGCAGGACTTTGCCATCAAGTTCGTAGGCAGTACAAACCTTGATTTCTTCGAGATCGTCGAGGACATCCAGTTTGGTGACAGCAAGGCAATCTAGTCCATTAATGCGAACTGCATAACGACCAATTACGCCATCAAACCAACCACAACGGCGTTTGCGTCCTGTGGTTGTGCCAAATTCTGCACCACGCTCACCGATGTGATTGCCAATTTCATCAT
It encodes:
- a CDS encoding 50S ribosomal protein L25/general stress protein Ctc, with amino-acid sequence MQLQINATTRPPANNRALRRNGQIPATVYGHKGSESISITLDAKEATTLLREATINNTMIEVNVTDGDFKGKTLLREVQNHPYKPAIYHLSFFAIESQSKIEVDIPLHFVGVPVGVKVGGGSIDTIKNHVRVACAPNNIPESFEIDITNLDIGKGVHVSEIAYPEGVKPVTETTALVITILKK